Proteins found in one Amycolatopsis umgeniensis genomic segment:
- a CDS encoding GlxA family transcriptional regulator, which produces MLKSVAVVLLDDFAAFEFGVVCEVFGYDRTDDGVPLLDFRVCGERAGEPLTLGHGVKVTPEHGLEATEDADLVVVPACDVRDEYPPAVLEALRAASARGATLLSVCTGAFVLGAAGLLDERRCTNHWRHSARFRERFPKARLDPDVLFVDDGDIITSAGTAAGIDACLHLIRRELGSAAATAIARRMVVPPQREGGQRQFVEVPIPECTSDSLQPVLTWMLDTIAHEHPVADLARRAQMSERTFARKFVAETGTTPHRWLSTQRVLHARSLLEETTMSVDEVARRCGFGSGALLRHHFHKVVGVAPQDYRRTFAPQRV; this is translated from the coding sequence ATGCTGAAGAGCGTCGCCGTGGTGCTGCTGGACGATTTCGCCGCTTTCGAGTTCGGCGTCGTCTGCGAGGTGTTCGGTTACGACCGCACGGATGACGGAGTGCCCCTGCTCGACTTCCGCGTGTGCGGGGAGCGGGCGGGAGAGCCGCTCACCCTCGGCCACGGCGTCAAGGTGACTCCGGAGCACGGCCTCGAAGCGACCGAGGACGCGGATCTCGTCGTCGTCCCCGCCTGCGACGTGCGCGACGAGTACCCGCCCGCGGTGCTCGAGGCGCTCCGCGCGGCATCGGCGCGGGGCGCCACGCTGCTTTCGGTCTGCACCGGCGCGTTCGTGCTGGGCGCCGCGGGCCTGCTCGACGAGCGGCGGTGCACGAACCACTGGCGGCACAGCGCCCGGTTCCGGGAGCGGTTCCCGAAGGCGCGGCTGGATCCGGACGTCCTCTTCGTCGACGACGGCGACATCATCACCAGCGCGGGGACGGCCGCCGGCATCGACGCCTGCCTGCACCTGATCCGGCGCGAACTGGGCTCCGCCGCGGCCACCGCGATCGCCCGGCGCATGGTGGTGCCGCCGCAGCGCGAGGGCGGGCAGCGCCAGTTCGTCGAAGTGCCGATCCCGGAATGCACCAGCGACAGTCTCCAGCCGGTGCTCACCTGGATGCTCGACACCATCGCCCACGAACATCCCGTCGCCGACCTCGCCCGCCGCGCGCAGATGTCCGAGCGCACCTTCGCCCGCAAGTTCGTCGCCGAGACGGGCACCACACCCCACCGATGGCTTTCGACGCAACGGGTGCTGCACGCGAGGTCGCTGCTCGAGGAGACGACGATGAGCGTCGACGAGGTCGCGCGCCGCTGCGGTTTCGGCTCGGGAGCCCTGCTGCGCCACCACTTCCACAAGGTCGTCGGTGTCGCGCCGCAGGACTACCGCCGGACCTTCGCGCCGCAGCGCGTCTAG